One Pseudomonas abieticivorans genomic region harbors:
- a CDS encoding aldo/keto reductase produces the protein MHYTPLGKTGLKVSRLALGCMTYGVPERGNHAWTLDEAQSRPLIKQALEHGINFFDTANSYSDGTSEEIVGRALRDFAQRDEIVIATKVYFKSRNAPNIGGLSRKAIFNEIDNSLRRLGTDYVDLYQIHRWDYETPIEETLEALHDVVKAGKALHIGASSMHAWQFAKALYTSRANGWTPFVSMQNHLNLINREEEREMLPLCRDAGIAVLPWSPLARGKLTRDWDQGSARADSDAYGKTLYTERTADADRQVVEAVARVAAARGVPRAQIALAWVAQTAGVVAPLVGASKPQHLDDAVAALSITLSAEELALLEAPYVPHAVVGFE, from the coding sequence ATGCACTACACACCTCTCGGTAAAACCGGCCTCAAAGTCTCCCGCCTGGCCCTGGGCTGCATGACCTACGGTGTGCCTGAGCGGGGCAACCACGCCTGGACGCTCGACGAAGCGCAAAGCCGTCCGCTGATCAAACAGGCGCTGGAGCACGGCATCAATTTTTTTGACACGGCCAACAGTTACTCAGACGGCACCAGCGAAGAAATCGTCGGGCGGGCGCTGCGTGATTTTGCGCAACGTGACGAAATCGTGATCGCGACCAAGGTGTATTTCAAGTCGCGCAATGCCCCCAATATCGGTGGCCTGTCACGCAAGGCCATTTTCAACGAGATCGACAATAGCCTGCGCCGCCTGGGCACCGATTATGTCGACCTCTACCAAATCCACCGATGGGACTACGAAACACCGATTGAAGAAACCCTGGAAGCACTTCATGACGTGGTGAAGGCTGGCAAGGCCCTGCATATTGGCGCCTCGTCGATGCACGCGTGGCAATTTGCCAAGGCGCTGTACACCTCCCGGGCAAACGGTTGGACACCCTTCGTGTCGATGCAGAACCATTTGAACCTGATCAACCGCGAAGAAGAGCGCGAAATGCTGCCGTTGTGCCGGGATGCCGGCATTGCCGTGCTGCCGTGGAGCCCACTGGCACGGGGCAAGTTGACGCGCGACTGGGACCAGGGTTCTGCGCGTGCCGACAGCGACGCCTACGGCAAGACACTGTATACCGAGCGTACCGCCGACGCCGACCGCCAAGTGGTCGAGGCCGTTGCCCGTGTGGCTGCCGCACGCGGGGTTCCCCGGGCGCAAATTGCGTTGGCGTGGGTGGCCCAGACGGCTGGCGTGGTGGCGCCATTGGTGGGCGCCTCCAAGCCCCAGCATCTGGACGATGCAGTGGCTGCACTGTCCATCACCCTCAGCGCTGAAGAACTCGCTTTGCTCGAAGCGCCGTACGTGCCGCATGCGGTGGTGGGTTTCGAGTGA
- the mdtD gene encoding multidrug transporter subunit MdtD yields the protein MLTTEVTPPTSRSLLWLVAGGLFMLTLDATIVTTALPAMARNLGESPLSMQSVIVAYVMTMALLVPASGWLADRFGTRRTYIAAIALFTVGSLCCAMAQTLDQLLIARVLQGVGSALMLPVGRLAVIRMFTGSRLLPAISFVTIPSLIGPLIGPALGGWMVQFASWQWIFLINVPVGFLGVVGAWKYMPGQPLAGLGRFDFVGYGLLGAGMFCLTLALDGIASFGFDWRVASTLAIAGLAALAGYWQHARRHRAPLYPLNLLTVDSLRIGLVGNFVARLGCSSTPFLLPLFLQVAQGYSPLNAGLLMLPVALTGIAVKSLTDRLVTRMGYRCFLVANTLLIGLTISSFAIGHEPRSVALQVLALCIFGALNSLQLTAMSTLTLKDLGTHQTSSGNSALTMVQMLSMGMGVSCAGGLLVFFNHWFAGQPEVIGMAFHATFAFMGALTLFSTGIFWRLKTNLVMGNS from the coding sequence ATGTTGACCACAGAAGTAACACCGCCAACCAGCCGTTCGTTATTGTGGCTGGTGGCGGGCGGCCTTTTCATGCTCACCCTCGATGCCACGATCGTCACTACCGCGCTGCCGGCGATGGCGCGCAACCTCGGTGAAAGTCCGCTGAGCATGCAGTCGGTCATCGTCGCCTACGTGATGACCATGGCCCTGCTGGTTCCGGCCTCGGGTTGGCTGGCGGATCGTTTCGGCACACGGCGCACTTACATCGCAGCGATTGCCTTGTTCACCGTGGGTTCGCTGTGCTGCGCGATGGCGCAAACGCTTGATCAATTGCTGATTGCTCGCGTCCTCCAGGGCGTGGGCAGTGCGCTGATGTTGCCGGTCGGACGGCTGGCGGTGATCCGTATGTTTACCGGCAGCCGCCTGTTGCCGGCCATCAGCTTTGTCACTATTCCCAGCCTCATCGGCCCTTTGATCGGCCCGGCACTGGGCGGCTGGATGGTACAGTTCGCCAGCTGGCAGTGGATTTTTCTGATCAACGTACCGGTGGGATTTCTTGGCGTAGTCGGCGCCTGGAAATACATGCCCGGGCAACCGTTGGCCGGGCTCGGGCGTTTCGATTTCGTTGGCTACGGCTTGCTGGGCGCGGGTATGTTTTGCCTCACCCTTGCACTGGATGGCATCGCCAGTTTCGGTTTTGACTGGCGCGTGGCATCGACGCTGGCTATAGCCGGTCTGGCTGCCCTAGCGGGCTATTGGCAACATGCTCGTCGCCATCGAGCGCCGTTGTACCCGCTGAATTTATTAACCGTCGACAGTTTGCGCATTGGCTTGGTCGGCAATTTCGTCGCACGCCTAGGCTGCTCGTCGACGCCGTTTTTGCTGCCACTGTTCCTGCAAGTCGCGCAAGGCTACTCACCGCTCAACGCCGGGTTACTGATGCTCCCCGTCGCTTTGACCGGCATCGCCGTGAAGTCGTTGACCGACCGACTGGTGACGCGCATGGGATACCGGTGCTTTCTGGTCGCCAACACTTTGCTCATCGGCTTGACCATCAGCAGCTTCGCGATCGGGCACGAGCCACGGAGTGTTGCGTTGCAAGTGTTGGCGCTGTGCATTTTCGGCGCGCTGAATTCCCTGCAACTCACCGCCATGAGCACGCTGACGCTCAAGGATCTTGGCACCCATCAGACCAGCAGTGGCAACAGCGCGCTGACCATGGTGCAAATGTTGTCCATGGGCATGGGCGTGTCATGTGCAGGGGGACTGTTAGTGTTTTTCAACCACTGGTTTGCGGGGCAGCCTGAAGTGATAGGCATGGCGTTTCACGCTACATTCGCTTTCATGGGCGCTCTAACACTGTTCTCGACAGGGATATTCTGGCGATTGAAGACGAACCTGGTAATGGGAAACAGCTAA
- a CDS encoding L-talarate/galactarate dehydratase, translated as MLAQQQSPSCADDDRIAYVKLSSVFLPLANPISDAKVLTGRQKPMTEIAILFAEIETVDGHTGLGFSYSKRAGGPGQFAHAKEIAPALIGENPSDIAKLWTKLCWAGASVGRSGLSTQAIGAFDVALWDLKAKRANLSLARLLGAQRDSVRCYNTSGGFLHTPLDQLLKNTDLSREKGIGGIKLKVGQPDCAIDIERVSTVRRHLGDNFPLMVDANQQWDRPTAQRMCRRFEEFNLIWIEEPLDCYDAEGHAALAQQFDTPIATGEMLTSVAEHAQFIELRGADFLMPDAPRVGGITPYLKVAAMAEQAGVMLAPHFAMELHVHLAAAYPTEPWVEHFEWLEPLFNERLETRDGRMLVPKRPGLGLSLSEQVLPWTAQVAEVGKRP; from the coding sequence ATGCTCGCACAACAACAAAGCCCTAGCTGCGCCGACGACGACCGCATTGCCTACGTAAAACTCTCATCGGTTTTTTTGCCCCTGGCCAATCCCATCAGCGACGCCAAGGTGCTGACTGGCCGGCAGAAACCCATGACCGAAATTGCCATCCTGTTCGCCGAAATCGAAACGGTCGATGGCCACACGGGCCTGGGCTTCAGCTACTCCAAACGGGCCGGTGGCCCCGGCCAGTTCGCCCACGCCAAAGAGATCGCGCCGGCCCTGATCGGTGAAAACCCCAGCGACATCGCCAAGCTGTGGACCAAGCTGTGCTGGGCCGGTGCATCGGTGGGCCGCAGCGGGCTATCGACCCAGGCCATCGGTGCCTTCGACGTGGCCCTGTGGGACCTCAAGGCCAAGCGCGCCAACCTCTCATTGGCCCGCCTGCTGGGCGCGCAGCGTGATTCCGTGCGGTGCTACAACACCTCGGGCGGCTTCCTGCACACACCGTTGGACCAGTTGCTGAAAAACACCGACCTGTCCCGGGAGAAAGGCATTGGCGGCATCAAACTGAAGGTCGGCCAGCCCGATTGCGCCATCGATATCGAACGGGTCAGCACCGTACGCCGGCACTTGGGTGACAACTTCCCGCTAATGGTGGACGCCAACCAGCAGTGGGATCGCCCGACCGCCCAGCGCATGTGCCGCCGTTTCGAAGAATTCAATCTGATCTGGATCGAAGAGCCGCTGGACTGCTACGACGCCGAAGGGCACGCCGCCCTGGCCCAGCAGTTCGATACCCCGATCGCTACGGGCGAGATGCTGACCAGCGTCGCGGAGCATGCGCAGTTCATCGAACTGCGCGGGGCCGACTTCCTCATGCCGGATGCACCTCGGGTCGGGGGTATCACGCCGTACCTGAAGGTCGCGGCGATGGCCGAGCAAGCGGGGGTGATGCTGGCACCGCACTTTGCCATGGAACTGCACGTGCACCTGGCGGCCGCTTACCCCACCGAGCCTTGGGTGGAGCATTTCGAGTGGCTCGAGCCGCTGTTCAATGAACGCCTGGAAACCCGCGATGGCCGCATGCTGGTACCCAAGCGTCCAGGCTTGGGCCTGTCGCTGAGCGAGCAAGTGCTGCCCTGGACCGCGCAAGTGGCCGAGGTCGGCAAGCGCCCCTGA
- a CDS encoding dTMP kinase produces the protein MSHPLFISLDGPKGTGKTTLLEAVTKVLRADHHKVVRLCERNNDPYRGETMALVNQLARNPSRDLEWEVCERLADSRAWMTQHVLPKQPAGSIILMDRWYPSDAAFRRLVPFAAILQLNIDRNVRVPDLHVGVVTDPDISWARAAARTRGLGSTVIHKQAEHAACTQAFERAVAEHGWVLCRNEGTIEEATRQVVSHIQRLL, from the coding sequence ATGAGTCATCCGCTGTTCATCTCGCTGGATGGGCCCAAAGGCACCGGCAAAACCACCCTGTTGGAGGCCGTTACGAAAGTACTGAGGGCCGACCACCACAAGGTGGTGCGCCTGTGCGAGCGAAACAACGATCCCTATCGGGGTGAAACCATGGCCCTGGTTAACCAGCTCGCCAGGAACCCCTCCCGGGACCTGGAGTGGGAAGTATGTGAGCGCCTTGCCGATAGCCGCGCGTGGATGACCCAGCACGTGCTACCCAAACAGCCAGCGGGCAGCATCATACTGATGGATCGCTGGTACCCCTCCGATGCCGCGTTTCGCCGGTTGGTGCCGTTTGCAGCGATTCTGCAGTTGAACATCGACCGAAACGTGCGCGTGCCCGACCTGCATGTGGGGGTTGTCACTGACCCTGATATCTCATGGGCCAGGGCGGCAGCACGAACGCGTGGGCTGGGCAGCACGGTGATTCATAAGCAGGCAGAGCATGCCGCTTGCACCCAGGCATTCGAGCGCGCGGTTGCCGAACACGGTTGGGTGTTGTGCCGTAATGAAGGCACGATCGAAGAGGCGACGAGGCAGGTAGTTTCGCACATTCAAAGACTGCTTTGA
- a CDS encoding LacI family DNA-binding transcriptional regulator, with translation MAKKPGRASANLDASQPKKASSLTLIDVAKVAGVSPITVSRALHRPDIVSKQAREKVFEAVRQTGYVSNMMAGGLASNKSRLVAIFLPTIANSIFADTVQALMDRLTEAGYQTLLGLTGYSAEQEEKLLEAVLGRRPDGIVLTGTLHTESSRLRLAQSGIPVVEAWDLSEQPLDMLVGFSHEGVGEATARHLLAKGYRRFSVVSISDPRGLRRCNSLIAELRRQGIEQVPMTVMTPPATLEVGREGLRQLFEQGATPDVVVCSSDTIAQGVLAEAASRGVKVPAELAVMGFGDLSSAAHVYPALSTVHVDGKRIGDQVARALLERFQHPAGSADPVRVDTGFTLIDRQST, from the coding sequence ATGGCAAAGAAACCCGGCAGAGCGTCCGCCAACCTGGACGCCTCCCAGCCCAAGAAAGCCTCCAGCCTGACCCTGATCGACGTCGCCAAGGTGGCGGGCGTGTCGCCCATTACAGTGTCCCGCGCCTTGCACCGCCCCGATATCGTCAGCAAGCAAGCCCGCGAGAAAGTCTTTGAGGCCGTGCGCCAGACCGGTTACGTGTCCAACATGATGGCCGGGGGGCTTGCGAGCAACAAGTCGCGACTGGTGGCGATTTTCCTGCCGACCATTGCCAACTCAATCTTCGCCGACACCGTGCAGGCGCTGATGGACCGCCTGACCGAAGCCGGCTATCAAACCCTGTTGGGCCTCACCGGCTACTCGGCCGAGCAGGAAGAAAAACTCCTGGAAGCGGTGCTCGGCCGCCGCCCCGACGGCATCGTCTTGACCGGCACGCTGCACACCGAATCCAGCCGCCTGCGCCTGGCCCAGTCGGGCATTCCGGTGGTCGAGGCCTGGGACCTGAGCGAACAGCCACTGGACATGCTGGTGGGGTTTTCCCATGAGGGGGTAGGGGAGGCCACGGCCAGGCATTTGCTCGCCAAGGGTTATCGGCGTTTTTCTGTGGTGAGCATCAGCGACCCCCGTGGCCTGCGCCGCTGCAACAGCCTGATCGCCGAACTGCGCCGCCAGGGTATTGAACAGGTGCCCATGACGGTGATGACGCCACCGGCCACCCTGGAAGTGGGCCGGGAAGGCTTGCGCCAGTTGTTCGAACAGGGCGCCACGCCTGACGTGGTGGTCTGCAGTTCCGACACCATTGCCCAAGGCGTGTTGGCCGAAGCGGCCAGCCGCGGCGTGAAGGTGCCGGCTGAACTTGCGGTGATGGGCTTTGGCGACCTGAGCAGCGCCGCCCACGTCTATCCGGCCTTGTCGACCGTGCACGTGGACGGCAAACGCATTGGCGACCAGGTCGCCAGGGCCCTGCTGGAGCGCTTTCAACACCCGGCCGGGAGTGCCGACCCGGTGCGCGTGGACACCGGTTTCACCCTCATCGATCGGCAAAGTACCTAA
- the lldD gene encoding FMN-dependent L-lactate dehydrogenase LldD: MIISASTDYRAAAQRKLPPFLFHYLDGGAYAERTLQRNVDDLADIALRQRVLRNMSQLSLETQLFGETLAMPVALAPIGLAGMFARRGEVQAAQAADAKGIPFTLSTVSVCPIEEVAPAIKRPMWFQLYVLKDRGFMKNALERARAAGVTTLVFTVDMPVPGARYRDAHSGMSGPNGPTRRMLQAFTRPAWAWDVGLLGRPHDLGNISTYRGHPTGLADYIGWLGSNFDPSISWQDLEWIREYWQGPMVIKGILDPQDARDAVAFGADGIVVSNHGGRQLDGVLSSARALPAIADAVKGDLAILADSGIRSGLDIVRMIALGADTVLLGRAFVYALAVAGGAGVSNLLDLIEKEMRVAMVLTGAKSIKEITGESLVAGVKG; encoded by the coding sequence ATGATCATTTCGGCCTCAACCGACTACCGCGCCGCCGCTCAACGCAAACTGCCGCCCTTCCTGTTTCACTACCTGGACGGCGGTGCCTACGCCGAGCGCACCTTGCAGCGCAATGTCGATGACCTGGCCGATATTGCCCTGCGCCAACGGGTGTTGCGCAACATGTCGCAACTGAGCCTGGAAACCCAATTGTTCGGCGAAACCCTGGCCATGCCCGTGGCCCTGGCACCGATTGGCCTGGCCGGCATGTTCGCCCGGCGCGGCGAGGTGCAGGCCGCCCAGGCTGCCGATGCCAAAGGCATCCCCTTCACGCTGTCGACGGTGTCGGTGTGCCCTATCGAAGAGGTCGCCCCGGCCATCAAGCGACCGATGTGGTTTCAACTGTATGTACTCAAGGACCGCGGCTTCATGAAAAACGCCCTGGAGCGGGCCCGGGCCGCAGGCGTCACCACCCTGGTATTCACGGTCGATATGCCGGTGCCAGGCGCCCGCTACCGCGACGCTCACTCCGGCATGAGCGGCCCCAACGGGCCAACGCGGCGGATGTTGCAAGCCTTTACCCGCCCTGCCTGGGCGTGGGATGTGGGCCTGCTGGGGCGCCCGCATGACCTGGGTAACATCTCCACCTACCGTGGCCACCCCACCGGCCTTGCCGATTACATCGGGTGGTTGGGCAGCAACTTCGACCCGTCCATTTCCTGGCAGGACCTGGAGTGGATTCGCGAGTATTGGCAAGGGCCGATGGTGATCAAAGGCATCCTCGACCCCCAGGATGCCCGCGACGCGGTGGCGTTCGGTGCCGATGGCATCGTGGTGTCCAACCACGGCGGCCGGCAACTGGACGGCGTGCTCTCCAGCGCCCGCGCCCTGCCCGCCATCGCCGACGCCGTGAAGGGCGACCTGGCGATTCTGGCCGACTCGGGCATCCGCAGCGGGTTGGACATCGTGCGCATGATCGCCCTGGGCGCCGACACCGTGCTGCTGGGCCGAGCGTTTGTCTATGCGTTGGCGGTGGCTGGCGGTGCCGGGGTGAGCAATCTGCTGGACTTGATCGAGAAGGAAATGCGCGTGGCCATGGTGCTGACCGGGGCGAAGTCGATCAAGGAGATCACCGGGGAGTCACTGGTCGCGGGCGTTAAGGGTTGA
- a CDS encoding MFS transporter: protein MDDSNLAAPITPAVAPAVTTAARSKVRYSVLAMLFIVTAINVGDRATLSITGSALTQVLGIDAITLGFIFSAFAWAYVLGQLPGGWLLDKFGSVRVYGVSLFLWSTITVAQGLIGFLSIPVAVATLFALRFLLGLIEAPVYPANNRIVAAWFPLQERGLATVIYNSSMYLSVVILAPLMGFIAHHYGWEHVYWFMGTLGIVVSLVWFKLVKAPTEHPMVNPAELEHIRSGGAEVDMDKPKTKGAFRPRFSDLKVLLKSPMMWSIYLGKYCDTSLQYFFLTWFPIYLVKGRGLNIMEAGAIAAIPGICGLLGALFGGAVCDFLLRRGFSLTVARKIPLVCGMSLGASLVLCNFTESVWVVTVLMSLAIFGKGVVAVDWTLVSDTAPKQITGMAGGLFNMFGNISGIITPVIIGYIVQVSGSFEGALYVVAGHALLGALAFLSMGTLRKLELARVV, encoded by the coding sequence GTGGATGATTCCAACCTGGCAGCGCCCATCACCCCCGCAGTAGCGCCGGCCGTGACCACTGCCGCGCGCAGCAAAGTACGCTACAGCGTGCTAGCCATGCTGTTTATCGTCACCGCGATCAACGTCGGCGACCGGGCAACCCTGTCGATCACAGGGTCGGCACTGACCCAGGTACTGGGCATCGACGCCATCACCCTGGGCTTTATTTTCTCGGCCTTCGCCTGGGCCTACGTCCTCGGCCAACTGCCGGGTGGCTGGCTACTGGACAAGTTTGGTTCGGTGCGGGTGTACGGGGTGTCTTTGTTCCTGTGGTCGACCATCACCGTCGCACAAGGCTTGATCGGCTTTCTGTCGATTCCGGTGGCGGTGGCGACCTTGTTTGCGCTGCGCTTTCTGCTGGGCCTGATCGAGGCACCGGTGTACCCCGCCAACAATCGCATCGTGGCCGCCTGGTTTCCATTGCAGGAGCGAGGGTTGGCGACGGTCATCTACAACTCGTCCATGTATTTGTCGGTGGTAATCCTGGCGCCATTGATGGGCTTTATTGCCCACCACTATGGCTGGGAACACGTGTACTGGTTCATGGGCACCCTGGGTATTGTGGTCAGCCTTGTCTGGTTCAAGCTGGTCAAGGCACCCACGGAGCACCCCATGGTCAACCCGGCGGAGCTTGAACACATCCGCAGCGGCGGGGCAGAAGTGGACATGGACAAGCCCAAGACCAAGGGCGCCTTTCGCCCGCGGTTCTCCGACCTCAAGGTGCTGCTGAAAAGCCCGATGATGTGGTCGATCTACCTGGGCAAGTACTGCGACACCTCGCTGCAGTACTTCTTCCTCACCTGGTTTCCGATTTACCTGGTCAAGGGCCGCGGCCTCAACATCATGGAGGCGGGTGCCATCGCCGCCATTCCTGGCATCTGCGGCCTGCTGGGGGCATTGTTCGGCGGCGCCGTCTGCGACTTCCTGCTGCGCAGGGGCTTTTCGTTGACGGTGGCGCGCAAGATCCCGCTGGTGTGCGGCATGAGCCTGGGCGCCAGCCTGGTGCTGTGCAACTTCACCGAGTCGGTGTGGGTGGTGACCGTGCTCATGTCCCTGGCGATCTTCGGCAAGGGCGTGGTGGCCGTCGATTGGACACTGGTGTCCGACACCGCGCCCAAGCAGATCACCGGGATGGCAGGCGGACTGTTCAATATGTTCGGCAATATCTCGGGCATCATCACGCCGGTGATCATTGGCTACATCGTGCAGGTCAGCGGCTCTTTCGAGGGCGCGCTGTATGTGGTGGCGGGCCACGCGTTGCTGGGGGCGCTGGCATTCTTGAGCATGGGCACATTGCGCAAGCTTGAGTTGGCAAGGGTGGTGTGA